CGCCGCGTGGGGTCTGCTCGCCCCCCTCATCATCCTCGGCGGCATCTACGGCGGCGTCTTCACCGCCACCGAGGCGGCCACCGTCGCGGTCGTCTACGGCGTGATCGTCGGGTTCTTCATCCACCGGGACCTGAAGCTCTCCGACCTTCCCGGGATCCTGATCGACACCGGCGTCACCACGGGGGTGGTGATGATGATCGTCTGCACCGCCTCGGTCTTCGCCTGGGTGCTCAACACCTCGGGGGTCGCGGCTGCGGCCGCGGCGGGGCTGCTGCACCTGGCTTCGGGGAAGATCGTCGGGCTGCTGCTGATCAACGCGGTCCTCCTGGTCGCGGGTTCCTTCATGGACGCCATCTCGATCTTCTACATCCTTCTGCCGATCCTTCTTCCCGTGGTCCAGGTCCTCGGGATCGACCTCGTCCACTTCGGGATCATCATGACCATCAACCTGGCGATCGGCCAGATCACGCCTCCGGTGGGGGTCAACCTCTTCGTCGCCTGCGGCATCGCCCGCATTTCCATGAAGGAGATCTCCCGGGCCGTCCTCCCGATGGTCGCCGCCCAGACCGCGGCGCTCCTCGTCGTCAGCTTCTGGCCGGACCTCTCTCTCTTCCTCACCCGGTTCATGAGGTAGGGGGGCGCCTTTTCCTTTGGAGGTGTGTGTGGTATCTTTTCGCGTATGAGCCACGGGAATTTTGTGCTCCGGGAGACGGAGTACGAGGCGCTTCTTTCGGTCCTTCGAAAATTGCTGGTGGACGCCTCCGCGAAGGTCGTCTTCCTGGTCGACAAGGACGGGACCCTCCTCGCTTCCGCCGGGGATGCCGCAGGGTTCGACACGACGTCCCTGGCCTCCCTCGCCGCGGGGAACATCGCCGCCACCGGGGGGCTCGCCAACCTCATCGGGGAGAAGGAGTTCTCCATCCTCTTCCACGAGGGGGAGCGGGACAACATGCACATCTCCGTCGTGGCGGATCGCCTCATCCTCGTGATCGTCTTCGACCGGCGCTCCTCGGTGGGCCTCGTCCGCCTGCGCGTCCGGCAAGCGACGGCGCGTTTCGCCACGGTCATGGCGACGGCCGTGGCGGCCAGCGACGCGGAGATGGGGGGGATCGAGGAGTTGACCGAGGCCGACATCGAGAGCCTGTTCAGGTGAGATCGCACAAGGCATCCCCGGACAGTCCCTGATGTCCTTCATCAACTACTCCTCGCGCGAGATCAACTGCAAGATCGTCTATTACGGGCCCGGCCTGTGCGGGAAAACGACCAACCTGCGATTCATCTACAAGCGGATGAACCCCGAGGCGCGCGGGAAGATGATCTCCCTGGCCACCGAGACGGAGCGGACCCTCTTTTTCGACTTCCTCCCGCTGTCGCTGGGCGAGATCCGCGGCTTCAAGACACGCTTCCACCTGTACACCGTTCCCGGCCAGGTCTTCTACGACGCCAGCCGCCGGCTCATCCTGCGAGGCGTCGACGGCGTCGTCTTCTGCGCCGACTCGCAGCTCTCCCGCGTGGACGCGAACGAGGAATCGATGGAGAACCTCCGGATGAACCTCCGGGAGCAGGGGTACGACCCCGACCGGCTCCCCCTGGTGATCCAGTACAACAAGCGCGACCTGCAGAACCTCGCCTCGCTGGCCGAGCTCCACTCGCTTCTCAACCGGCGCAACGTCCCCGAGTTCGAGTCGACGGCCTCCACGGGGAGCGGGGTCTTCGATACGCTGAAGGCGATCATCAAGCTGGTCCTGATCGACCTGAAACGGGGCGGACGGCGATAAGATTCGAGCTCGTAGTCAGCATCGCCTCCCCCGGGGAGCTCGAGGGGACCGACCTCGCTCCCTACGACGCCGTGTGCCTCGGCAGCCCGTACTGCCGCCGCGTCGAGGGGAACTATGCCGAGGCGCCCGATCTTCTCCCGGGGGTCGTCTCCCGCCTTCACGCGGCGGGGAAGCGCGCGTACGTCTCGACGCCGGCGGTTCCCCGCGAGGCGGACCTCCCCCATGTCGCCCGCCTCGTCGACGCCGCGGCGGCCGCGGCGGCCGACGCCCTCGAGATCCATAACATGGGGGTCCTCCGGATCGTGCGGGAGAAGGGGCGGCGCATTCCGGCCCACATGGGCGCCTACGCGAACGTCTACACCCATCTCGCGGCGCGAGTCATGCGCGACGCGGGGGCGGTCCGGGTCCGTCCCAACGCCGAGGTGTCCCTCGAGGAGATGGCGATCCTCGCCCGCGAGGCGGGGGTCCAGGTCGAGGTGCTCGTCCACGGGAAGATCCCGCTCGGGGTCACCGACCGCTGCTTCCTCCTCACGGAGCCCGAGGAGTCCGATACGAAGTGCCCGTCCGCCTGCGGGGAGGTTCACTGGCTCACCACCCGCCAGTGGGTCCTGAAGACGGTCGGCAAGGGGGTTCTCTCGGGCCGGGACATGTGCCTGCTGGAGCACCTTCCGCTGCTGGTCGCGCACGGTTTCCGCGTCTTCCGGGTCGAGGGGCTCTACGAGACCGCGGCGTACCGGTCGGAGATCGGGGCGGCCTACCGGGAGGCGTTGACCCGGGCCTTCGACGGCGGGGAGGTCGCGCTCGAGGATCGGTGGGTCGACGCCGCGAGGCGCCACGCTCCCCGGGGCCTGTGCAACGGGTACGGTTTCGGGACGACCGGCCGGACGTATGTCGGGACGGTTTTACAGGACGCCAACCCTGAGGTATAATTAAAAATTGCGTCTTCCCCTCGAACGGGATCCGCGCACGGAGGAGTGACGTCGATGGCCGAGCTGTTGGCATCCGGCGGTTCGATGGAGATGGTGCGGGCCGCTTTCGACAACGGGACGGACGCCGTCTATGTTGGCGCCACGGGGTGGAGCCGCCGCCGGGTTCAGTACGAGATGGACGACGCCGCGATCGTCGAGGCGTCGAGGTACGCCCGTTCGGTGGGCAAGATCCTCCGGGTGGCGTTCAACACCCTCCCGGCCTCCTCCGAGGTTCCCCTCTTCCTCGCCAGGACCGACGCGCTCCACGACGCCGGCGTGCGCGACTTCATTCTCACCGACCCCGGGCTGATGATGGCCCTGAAAAACCGCCATCCCGACACGATCCTCCACGCGAGCGTGGGGTGCACCATCATCAACGTCCAGGACGCCCTCTTTTACAAGGAGGCGGGCGCCTCCCAGGTGGTCGCCGAGTGCCGCATGGGGAAGGGGACGATGCGCCGGATCAAGGCGGAGGCGGGGGTCGGGCTCGAGGTCCTCGTCCACGCCACCACCTGCTATACGCTCCTCGGACGCTGCACGATGAGCAGCTACACGAAGCAGGGGCACCGGGTGGATGCATCGGGGAAGGATCACTTTCCCGGCTCCCCGAACCGCGGCGGTCTCTGCTACCGGATCTGCCTCTCCGGCTGGGACCAGGTGGGCGCGGCCGGAGAGCTCGAGGCGTCCGGGGTGGAACTGCCGAACCGGGCCTATTTCCTCGCCGACGACATCCCCGACCTGATCGACCTCGGGGTCGACACGATCAAGATCCAGGGACGGGAGTACTCCGTGCCGCTGGTGGGACGGATGGTCCGCTTCTACCGCGAGTTGATCGACGCCTGCGTGCGCGACCGCGCCGCCTTCCGGATGGACCCTTGGAGGGAGCGGATGGCCCGCATCGTGGCCGACCGCGACGCCGAACGCCGCGAAAAGACCGCGGGACTGATCTCGGAGTCCCTCGACCGGTAATACCCGCACTATTCCGCCGATGCCGCCTTCCCTTCCGTGGGATCACCCTCCCTCGCTACGCTCACCGGACGTCCCTGTCCGGTTCGCTGGCGCCTCCCCTTCCTCCCGCCGTCCTGGCTCCGGAAGGGTCAGATGCCCGCTCGGGAGGGGATCCCATTCCAGGTACGGCGAAGGAGGCGGATATTCCAGGACGCAGGCAACGTCCGGCGGGGGACTGACGCAGGAGGCCTTCCCCTGAACGAGCGTTAGTGAAGGGGAACGGCTTCCGAGGAAGAGGGGCCCCGCCGGTAAATGCTCAGTGGGACATTTCACCCTCGCGGAAATACTCGATGAGGGCGCGCTCCACCACGATCTCCCGCGTCACGCGGCAGTTGCGGCAGAACTCCGTCAGCTGATCGACCAGCGCCGCCGGCAGCGTCACCGTCACCGGTACCGCTTCCCTCCCCCCGTTTCCCTTTTCCCCGCCCGTCTTCCCGCTCATGGTTCATCCTTTCGTACGGAATTGCCTGTAGAGCAGCGCACCCAGTTCCTTCGCGTCGGCGACATCCGCCCGCGCCCCCTCGTGGACGAGGGAGCCGTTCCGGAAAAGGACGTGCCGGTCGAGGAGCCGGTAGGCCCCCTCCACGTCGTGCTCGGCGAAGAGGATCGTCGCCCGCCCCTTCAGCGTCCCTTCGATCACGGAGAGGAGCCGGTCGCGAACTTCCCTGGAGAGCCCGAGGAACGGCTCGTCCATCAGGAGAAGGGCCGGCTCCGCCACCAGCGCCCGCCCGAGGATCAGCATCTGGCGCTCTCCGCCCGAGAGCACCCCCGCGGGGGAGCGTGCCACCTTCGCCAGCACGGGGAAGAGCGAAAACACACGGTCGCGCGCCGCGTTCCACCGGGAGGCGGGAAGGAGCCACGCGCCGGCCTCGAGGTTCTCGAGAACGGTCATCCGCTTCGCCACCCGCGCCCGGTCGGAGACGTACCGCATCCCCCGCGCGGCCCGCTCGTGGGCCGGAAGCGCCGTCACGTCCTCGCCCCGCCAGGCGATCTTTCCCCGCGTTGCCGGGACCAGCCCCGCCAGCGCCTTGAGGAAGGTGGTCTTCCCCGATCCGTTCGCGCCGAAGATCGCCACCGTCTCCCCCTCCCGCGCCGTGAGGGAAACGTCCCGTACCGCCACCACCTTTCCGAAGGTGACGGTGAGGTCGCGGACTTTCAGGGTGGACGTCCCTCCGCCCATTATACGGTCTTCTCCCGCACGATCCGCCCCTCTTCGAGCACGAGGATGCGCCGGCAGAGGCTTTTCAGCAACGGCGGGTTATGGGAGACCAGCAGGAACGCCGTTCCCTCGCCGCGGTTCGCCGCGCGCAGCAGCGCCGTCAGGTCCCCTTCGTCCGCCGCCGAGAGGGCGGAGAAGATCTCGTCGAGGATCAGCAGCTTCGGCCGGCACGCCAGCGCCCGCGCGAACTCGAGGCGGCGGAGACACCCCTGGGACAGCTGGGCGCACGGCACGAACCGCTGGTTGAACAGGCCCGTCCGGGCGAGGAGATCCTCGGCCGGTCCCTCCTCGTTCTCCCGCGCCCCGCCCCCTTCCGTCCGTTTCCCCGGGTCCGCCGCGAGGGCGACCCGCACCGCCTCGCGGACCGAGAGGGCGGGATACGGGTGGGGGATCTGGAAGGTCCGCGCGATCCCGAGCCGGTACCGGGCGTCGAGCGGAAGCCGGGTGATCTCCTTCCCGTCGAACCGGACCGTTCCCGCGTCGGGGAGAAGAAGCCCCGAGAGGATGTTGACGAGCGTCGTTTTTCCCGACCCGTTCGGGCCGAACAGTCCCACCGGTTCTCCCGGGCCGACCGACAGCGTGATCCCGGAGAGGACCGGTGTCGTGCCGAACGATTTCGTGATCCCTTCCGCCGACAGGAGGGCGTTCACGGTGTTCCCTCCCCGTTCCGGTTCCGGCCGCGGCGACGCGGGGGCCGCGCCCCTTCCTTCCCGCCGAGCCGCGAGGCCAGGTCCCGCGCGGTCCCGACGACCCCCCCGGGGAAGAACCGCAGGGTGACCAGCAGGGTCAGCGCGTAGAGTAGTACCCGCGACGAAGGCGGCAGGGAGAGCCCCTGGAAGAGGACGTGGAGGACGAGCGCCGCGACGACGGGACCCACGATCGTTCCGCACCCGCCCACGGCGGCGAACGTGGCGGCCTGGAAGGAGAGCTCGAGGGAGAGGTCGGTCGCCGTGGCGCGCCCCACGTGGAGGGCGAAGCCCGCTCCCGCCGCTCCCGCGAAGGCGGATCCCGCGGCGAACGCCAGCCGCTTGTACCGGGCGATCGGGACTCCCGACGCCTGGGCCGTGATCGGGGACCCCGCGACCGCTCGCAGGATGAGCCCCGCGCCCGAGCGCGAGAAGCGCAGCATGCCGTAGGAGGCGAGACAGAGGAAGGCGAGCGCGGCGTAATACGAGGAGAACGGGGAGGCGTCCCGCCACGGCAGGGCCACCGGGATTCCTCCCTCGCCGCCCCACGCGTACCCACCCGGCCCGGTGAAAAAGGTGTTCCCGACGGCCGCCTCGTGCGCGATCTCGCCCAGCGCAAGGGTGAGCAGCGCCACGAACGGCCCGGCCAGCGGCGCCGAGAGCGCCCCGATGCCCGCTCCCGCCACGGCGGCCAGCACGATCGCCGCCGCCACCGCCAGGGGGAGCGGCCACCCTGCGAGACTCGTCAGCAGCGCGCAGGCGTACGCCGCCGCGCCGAAGGGGAGGGCGTGCCCGAGCGTGGTCTGCCCCGAGACGCCGCCGACCACGTCCCACGACGCCGCGAACGCGGCCAGCAGGAATCCGGTCGTGAACACGTCGAGGAAGAACGCGTCGGGGGAGGAAAGCGGGAAGAGCAGGAGCAGCCCGATCCCCGCCGCCAGCCACCCCCCGCGGAATGCGGCCGCGTTCCTCAATCCCGCCGCCCCGCCAGTGCGACGATCCCCGCGGGGCGCGCCGACAGGAGCAGGCAGACCGCGGCGAGCATGGCGACGTACGACCACTGGGGGGAGAGGAGCCAGGCGCACGCGTTGCCGAAGATCCCCAGCCCGATCGAGAGGAGGAAGATCGCCGCCACCGAGTCCATCCCGGCGACGATCACGACGACGAGGGAGAGCAGGAGCGGAGCGCGCCCCATCGTCGGCGTGACCGCTCCCGAAGGGGAGAGGAGGGCGCCCGCCGCCGCCGCCATCGCGCACGCCCCGCCGAACGTCAGGTACCGGATCGCCTCGACGTTCATCCCGAGCGAGCCGGCGATCTCCTCGTCCTCGGCGATCAGGCGGAGCGGCAGGCCGGGGCGGGCGGAGAGAACCCATCGGAGCCCCCCCAGCAGCGCGGCGGAGGAGAGGAACGCGATCACCCCCCATCGGCGGATGACGAGCCCCCCGGGACCGATCCACGGAGCGCCCGCCTCGATCGAGAGGGGGTGGGGACCCCAGATCCTCTGCGCCGCCGCCTCGAACAGGAGGGCGCACGCAAGGGTCCCCACCGGCAGGGCGAACGGGTGGGTCCGGACCGGGTTGACGAAGCTCTTGCCGAGGAAGACGCCGAAGGCGAAGGCGATGACGGCGGCGAGCGCCGCCGCGGCGAGCGGGGTTTGGACCCCCCGGCCGGCGAGCGCGTAGGCGACATAGGCCCCCAGGGTGAAGAAGGCCCCGTGGGAAAGGTTGATCACCTTGACCACGCCCAGGATCAGCGCCATCCCCGCCGCCATCAAGGCGTACGTTCCCCCGGCGAAGAGGCCGTCGAGGAGCACCTGTGGAAGGGGAGACGCCACCAGGTGCGCTATCGGGGCGGGAAGACGATTCGGGAGCCGTCGCGCTCCCAGCGGACGAAGGTCCCCCGAAGCGCCCCGGGACCAGTCCCCCAATGGGCCTGGTGGGCGGCGTCGAACCGGTACGTGCCCGCCACGCCCGGAAACCCGCCGTGCTCGAGGACCGGTACGACGGCGGATGACGCCGCGCTCCCCGCCGTGCGCCAGGCGGCCACGAGGACCGTGACGGCCTCGTAGGGAAGCGTGTCGCTGTACCCGACGGGCGGCGCCCCGTACCGGTGTTCGTACTTCTTCACGTACGCCGTCGCGGCGGGGGAGACGCCCCGCCACGCGGCGGCCTGCACGTAGACCGGCGCGGAGAGCGGGATGGAGGCGGCCAGCCGGGCGTCCCCCAGCGCCCCCCCGATGGAGAGCACCGGGAGCCCGGGGGCCGCCTCGCGCAACCGTTTCAGGAAGGAGACGGAGTTCCGTCCGGGGTCGGCGAGGACCACGATGTCGGGAGAGACGGCCGCCGCGGCGACCGCGACGGTGTCGAAGGCCGGGTTCCCCGGGCTGTAGTAGGCGGTGTAGGAAGGAGCGATCCCCCGCGGGGCGACGATCCGCGCGAGCATCTCCCCCAACTCCCGGTTCCACCGGATCCCGGCGCCGACGAAGGCGTACCGGCGGACCTTCCGGTCCGACAGGAACGCGCCGATCAGTTCGGCCCATTGCGGCAGCGAGTATCCCACCCGGAAGACGTACCGGTACCGCGCATACTCCCGTCGGACCTTGTCGGTGATCTCCGCGGTGGCCGCGACGGGGACGATCATCACGATCCGGTGCGCGGCGGCGACCTCCATGACGCCCACCGTCTCCTCCGACAGGTACGCACCCACAAGGGCGGAGACCTTCTCCCGGGAAACCAGCCGCAGCGCCTCCGACTTCGCCACGTCCACCCGCCCCTGCGTGTCGGCGGCGACCATCGTCACCCGTTGCCCGAAAACGCCCCCTTCGGCGTTGGCCTGCTCGACGGCGAGGGTCGCGGCCTGCACGAACGACGTCCCCCCGGCGGCGTACGGGCCGGACAGGGGGGCCAGTACCCCGATCTTCAGCGCGTCCTGGGCCGACGCGGCAAAGGCCGGAACCGCGAGAAAAACGGGCGGAAAAAAGTGAAGAAATCCGATGAGAAGAAGCGGAAGCCGAAGCCGAGGAAAGGTTCCTGTGCGAACGGTCATGGCTCGTCCTCCCGAAGCGGCAGGATCAGCGGGGGAATGCGGCTTCAACTATACCATATATCAGGAGATTTTTTCGTTCCCCCGCGAGGTGTCGTGTGGTAAGCTAACCCGGCGGAGTCGCCGCAGGAGGGGGGCGCAGTGAGGTAAAGCGCAGCCGTGCAGGTTCACCGCGCGGCGAGCCACGAACGGAGCCCCCGCTCCGAGGCGATGGAGCCGAAGGGGAGTCCCGGAGGCTGAGGTCCCAACAGTTCAGTTCAGGGAGAGATATCGCATACATGAAGAAGCTGTCGACACTTCTCGTCGGGTTTGCCTTGCTCGCGGCGATCCCCGCCGTCTCCCATGCCGGCGCCGACCCGCAAGGTCCCACGCTGCACACCGGCACGTGGAAGCCTCCCACGGAAGCCGAGCTGGCCGAGCTGGCCCGGGGGCCGGCGAAGGCGGCGGGCGACGCCACGCTCCCACCGGCCGCACCTCCTTCCGTCGCCGCGGCCACGATCGCCCCGGAGGCCTTGAACGCGGACGAGTCGATCAGGGGCCGCCTCCTGCGCGTCGCCCGGGGAATGCTCGCCGTCCCGTACCGGTACGGCGGCGCCACCCTCTGGGGGCTGGACTGCTCCGGCTTCGTGCAGAAGACGTTCGCCTTCCTCGACCTCGACCTGCCGCGCACGGCCCGGGCACAGTTCCGGGAGGGGGTAAACGTCTCGAAGGCGGAGCTCTCGGCGGGCGACCTGGTCTTCTTCCGCACCTACGCGAAATTTCCCTCCCACGTGGGGATCTACCTCGGGGACAACCGGTTCATCCACGCCTCGTCGCACGACCGGAAGGTCACGATCGGCAACCTCGATGAGCCCTACTACACGAGGCGCTACCTCGGCGCCAAGCGCCTCCTGTTCGAAGGAAACCAAACAGAAAACGAACCGTAACTCTTTCCTGCCGTGCTCTCAACGGGAAACACCCCTCTGTGGCTGGTGTCGCTATAATGAAAGAGTGATGGCGGAATACGGCGCGCGGGCGACGGGAGGGGACGGCGATCCCCTGCCGGAGCGCGACATCCTCGAGGGGATCGTCCGGCTGATCGCCGCGGACCGGCTCTTCGGCGCGGAGCTCAACCCCTCGGTCATCAAGAAGACCGGCGAGGGGGCGACGTTTCTCCCGAGGAAGCCCCCGTCGCGCAACCGCATGCTCGCCCTCTGGCGGGACCTCTTCGCGAACCGCGTCTCCCCGGAGGGGTTCCTTGCATCGCTGGCGCCGGAAGTCCTCGGGCTCTCCCACGCCGACGGCCTCCTCCTGTTCGGGAAGGACCGGGTCCTCTACGACTGCCAGATCGTCCGGGGGGCCGAGGCGGTCGGGCGCCTGACCCTCGCCTTCTACCGGGAGCTCGAGCCGGTGTTCCGTTTCCTCCCCTTCCCGCGACGCCCCGGCCGCCGGATCGTCTACATCGAGGGGATCTCCCTCTCCGCGCAGAGCACCGGCTACGCCTCTTCCTTGTTCCGCCGCTACGAACGGCTCTTCCACGGACTGGGTTTCCATCAGTTCCGGCTGAAGGCCTCCCTCTCCGTGGGAAAATATTACTGGGCGAAGGAAGGGTTCGACTGCGAGGACCGGAAGCAGTTCGCCGCAATGCGCGAGAACTTACAGGCCCTCGTGCGGCGACTCCGACTGCCGGTGGAGGAGCAGGAGGTCCGGCGGCTGAACCACGCGAGCATGGTGGCCTCCTTCCGCCGGGATCTTCCGATTCCGGTATACCGGAACGCGGAGGGGTACTATGCCGCCGCGAGGGACGCCTCCCACTCGGAGGAGTTCCGGTTCCCCCTCGGGAAGGCGTTCCTCCTCTGCTCCGATCCGTGGGACGGGTACAAGGTGATCTACACCGACACGCCGCGGCGCACCGGGTTCGTCTGGTCGGAAGCGTTCTTCGAACACCGGGTGCGGACGGGACACCCGGAGAACCCGAAGCGGCTGGAGGCGCTCATCGGCGCGATCGACGAGGCGGGGATGCGGGAAAGCCTGATCCTCCTCGAACCGTACGCGCCGGCGTTGGCGTCGCTGCACGCGGTCCACGACCCCGCGTATCTCGAGGCGTTCCGGACGGCGGCCGCCCGGGGGGACCGGCACTTCGCCGTGCGGGACTGCTCGATCTCGGAGAGGAGCTACGAGACCGCGCTGCTGGCGGCGGGGGGAGTGATGGCGGGGATCGACGCGGTCTGTTCGGATCGTGCGGACAACGTCTTCTGCGCCGTGCGCCCCCCGGGGCACCACGCGGGACGCGCCTCCGCGATGGGGTTCTGCTTCGTGAACAACGTCGCCGCCGGAGCCCGGTACGCCCGGTCCGCCTACGGCGTGGAAAGGATCTACATCCTCGACTGGGACGTGCATCACGGGAACGGCACCCAGGCGCTGTTCGAGGAGGACCCGCTCACCTTTTTCTGCAGCCTGCACGAGCACCCTTCCTTCTGCTACCCGGGGACGGGGCGCCGCCTCGAGAAGGGGAAGGGCGCGGGGGCGGGCGCCACCCTGAACCTGCCGCTGGCGCCGCATGCGGGGGACCGGGAGATGATCGAGGCGTTCGAGCGGGAGGTCGTTCCCTCCATCGAGGCGTTCCGGCCGGGGCTGATCCTGCTGTCCGCCGGGTTCGACGCCCACCATGACGATCCGATCGCGGAGCTCGAGTGCACGGAGGACGCCTACGTGCACATGACGCGGCGGGTCCTCGAGCTGGCCGACCGGCTCTGCGAGGGGCGGGTCGTGTCGGTGCTGGAGGGCGGGTACCGCACGGAATCGCTGGTGTCCTCGGCGATCGCACACATCCGGACGTTGCAGGGAAGGGAGGTACCGCCATGTTCGTCGGCCCGAGGATGAAGCGCGACCTGGTGACCGTAACGCCCGGGGAGACCCTCGAGAAAGCGGCCCGGCTGCTGAAGGCCCACCGGATCCACCATCTGCCGGTGGTGGGGGAGGGGGACCGGCTCGCCGGGATCGTCTCCGATACGGATCTGCGGAACGCGACTCTCCACAAGATGTTCGGCGGCGCCGACCGCGGTGATTCCGGCCGTCCCGTCACCGTGGGGGAGATCATGACGCGAAACGTGGTGACTCTCTCCCCCTGGGACATGATCGACGACGCCATGCTGATCCTGTCCCGCCAGCGGATCGGCGCCTTGCCGGTGGTCGAGGGCGACCGCCTGGTGGGGATCGTCACCAAGGCCGACATTCTCTCCGCCCTGCTGTCGACCCTCGACATCGAGGGGGTGGGAGTCCGGATCGAGGTGCTCCTGCCGCGGAACCTGGCGGAGGCGGCCCGCCTGGCCGGGGCGCTCGGCGGCCTGAAAGCCGAGGTGCGGAGCCTCGTGCTGGCCCCCCACGGGGACGACGGGTACGCCGCCTTCGTCCGTGTGGCGACGATCGACGTCGGTTCCCTGAAAGGCCGGCTCCGGGAGGCGGGGTTCAAGGTCCCCGAGGTCGCGGAATTCATGGAGTGACGGCGACCGCGCTGCGCCGGGATGGCATGAAAAAAGCCGCCGGGGGGGCGCCCCGGCGGCCTGGAAGCGGTCTCCCGTCGGAAGACGGTCTTCGACTAGTCGTTGAGGACCGGCTTCTTGAGGATCAGCGTGAGGACGATGCCGACGACGCAGAAGCCCGCCAGGGTGAAGTAGGTCGTGTTGTACCCGGCGGCCGCGTTTCCGGCGGCCTTCGCCGCCGCGACGACGCCGGCGAAGTACCCTGGGACCACGAACCCGCAGACCCCCCACGCGGTGAAGACGATGCCGTAGTTGGCGCCCACGTTCTTGGCGCCGTAGTAGTCGGCGGTGAATGCAGGCATCATCGCCAGGTAGCCGCCGTAGGAGAAGCCGACCACGCACAGGCCGGCCAGGGCCTGGCCGAACGAGGTGACGTTCCGGAGCAGGAAGATGCAGGCGACGATGTAGCAGACGAACATGGCGATCGTCGTCATCTTCCGTCCGATCTTGTCGGAGGTGGCGCCCCACGCGAGGCGGCCGACCCCGTTGAAGGCGCTCATGATCCCGAGGGCCGCGCCCGCGGACATGACGGCCGATGCGGCCGCGAGTTCCTTCACCAGCGGCGCCGCCTGCCCGATGGCGGTGATCCCGACGCTCGTGCCGAAGAAGTAGATCAGCCACAGGGCGTAGAACTGCCACGTCTTGGCCATCTCGCCCGCGGTGAAGTTGACCTTCACTACCCCGCCGCCGGCGGCGGGGGCCGCGTCGGGAGGATTCCAACCTTCCGGCTTGTAGCCGGCCGGGGGAACGTCGAACATGCGCGCGGCGCCGATGACGACGACCAGGAAGACGACCCCGAGGATGCCGAAGGTCCGGGGAATGGTGGTCGCGTACACCGTCGGGTCGGAGCCGAGGAGCGCCTCGATGACGGGGGCGAAGATCAGCGAGCCCGCGCCGAACCCGAGGACCGCGAGGCCGACGATCGTCCCGCGCTTGTCGGGGAACCACTTGACGCAGGTGGCGATCGGGGTCACGTAGGCGAATCCGACGCCCAGGCCTCCCAAGATCCCGTAGGCGAAATTAAGGCCCATCGGGCTCTGCCACATGACGGCCGAAAGGAAGCAGCCGACGCCCAGCAGGACGCCGCCGACCGAGCCGACGAGTTTCGGGCCCTTCTTGTCCTGCCAGAACCCCGCGATGATCATCGCGACGGTGAAGAAGAGCAGGGAGTAGCGGAACGGGGCGATCGAGATCTTCTTGTCCCATCCATTCGCCGTCTCGAGCACCGGCCGGACGACCGACCAGGAGTACAGCACGCCCAAGCACAGTTGCATTGCCAAGGCGGCGTAAACGAACTTCCAACGATTCACCTTCTCAGCCATCATTTCCCTCCTTCTTGATATGATCCTTCATCGAATCCTCTGAACTCGGTCCCCTCCATCGCTGTCGACGCGTCCCAGGTCCACCTCC
The Deltaproteobacteria bacterium CG2_30_66_27 genome window above contains:
- a CDS encoding dynein regulation protein LC7, producing the protein MSHGNFVLRETEYEALLSVLRKLLVDASAKVVFLVDKDGTLLASAGDAAGFDTTSLASLAAGNIAATGGLANLIGEKEFSILFHEGERDNMHISVVADRLILVIVFDRRSSVGLVRLRVRQATARFATVMATAVAASDAEMGGIEELTEADIESLFR
- a CDS encoding gliding-motility protein MglA, whose protein sequence is MSFINYSSREINCKIVYYGPGLCGKTTNLRFIYKRMNPEARGKMISLATETERTLFFDFLPLSLGEIRGFKTRFHLYTVPGQVFYDASRRLILRGVDGVVFCADSQLSRVDANEESMENLRMNLREQGYDPDRLPLVIQYNKRDLQNLASLAELHSLLNRRNVPEFESTASTGSGVFDTLKAIIKLVLIDLKRGGRR